One genomic window of Arthrobacter caoxuetaonis includes the following:
- a CDS encoding dienelactone hydrolase family protein, with protein sequence MSHVLLFHHELGLTPGMDAVADLLRDAGHTVTAPDLYDGRTFGSLETGRAYAEEIGFDVIESLGVRIAERLPADLVYVGFSLGVMPAQRLAQTRAGARAAVLVSGCVPPGTYADAWPAGVPLQIHAMAEDPVFVEEGDLDAAVNLVDSVFTESGGSWGGGNSVDAAAVKLILYPGSSHFFADISSPDYDEDYAHALTGSVLELLAGLDG encoded by the coding sequence GTGTCCCATGTCCTGCTGTTCCACCACGAACTCGGGCTGACCCCGGGAATGGATGCGGTGGCGGACCTGCTGCGGGACGCCGGCCATACTGTCACCGCTCCGGACCTGTATGACGGACGCACGTTCGGCAGCCTCGAAACGGGCCGGGCATACGCCGAAGAAATCGGCTTCGACGTCATCGAGTCCCTGGGCGTACGGATCGCCGAACGGCTGCCGGCCGATCTTGTCTATGTGGGGTTTTCCCTCGGGGTGATGCCTGCACAGCGCCTGGCCCAGACCCGCGCCGGTGCCCGCGCTGCGGTGCTGGTCAGCGGCTGCGTTCCTCCGGGCACCTACGCTGACGCCTGGCCCGCGGGTGTACCGCTGCAGATCCACGCCATGGCGGAGGACCCGGTCTTCGTGGAAGAAGGCGACCTCGACGCCGCCGTGAACCTGGTCGATTCCGTCTTTACGGAGTCAGGCGGCTCCTGGGGCGGGGGAAACTCGGTCGACGCCGCGGCCGTCAAGCTCATCCTCTATCCGGGCAGCTCCCATTTCTTCGCCGACATCAGCTCCCCGGACTACGACGAAGACTACGCGCACGCCCTGACCGGAAGTGTGCTGGAGCTGCTGGCTGGCCTGGACGGCTGA
- a CDS encoding MFS transporter: MTTQSASAAPSQRMSREERKVLAGTLVGTTIEWYDFFIYAQAAGLVLATLYFAPLGEGTALAQIVSWATIGISFLFRPLGAIVAGHLGDKLGRKKMLVFTLIMMGAATALIGVLPTYAQIGVAAPVLLLVLRILQGFSAGGEWGGAALLSVEHAPINKRGFFGAYPQIGVPIGMILATFVMFVLTSMMTEEQFLEWGWRVPFLLSVVLIFVGYFIRRSVDESPVFKEMQQRKKESSAPLGQLFKYNSREVILAALIFIANNAAGYLVIAFFASYAGKTLGMERPAVLLATTVGSFGWLIFTMFGGILSDKIGRIRTFQIGYAWVFLWAIPMFLLIDTANVVLFGLSIFVLTIGLGLSYGPQSALYAEMFPARVRYSGVSIGYAIGAILGGAFAPMIAEMLLGATGWSGSIGIYIMVLCVISFIAVSMVKETKGADLGIEESHRAPQPN; this comes from the coding sequence ATGACTACACAAAGCGCGTCTGCTGCCCCGTCCCAGCGGATGAGCCGGGAAGAACGCAAGGTCCTTGCGGGCACCCTGGTTGGCACCACTATCGAGTGGTACGACTTCTTCATCTACGCCCAGGCTGCCGGCCTGGTACTCGCCACCCTGTACTTCGCTCCCCTGGGTGAAGGCACCGCTCTGGCGCAGATCGTCTCCTGGGCCACCATCGGCATCAGCTTCCTGTTCCGCCCGCTCGGCGCCATCGTCGCCGGACACCTGGGTGACAAGCTGGGCCGCAAGAAGATGCTCGTCTTCACCCTGATCATGATGGGTGCCGCAACGGCACTGATTGGCGTCCTGCCGACCTATGCCCAGATTGGCGTTGCTGCTCCGGTCCTGCTGCTGGTGCTGCGCATCCTGCAGGGCTTCTCCGCCGGCGGCGAATGGGGCGGCGCTGCCCTCCTCTCGGTCGAGCACGCTCCGATCAACAAGCGCGGCTTCTTCGGTGCGTACCCGCAGATCGGCGTGCCCATCGGCATGATCCTGGCGACCTTCGTGATGTTCGTGCTCACCAGCATGATGACTGAGGAGCAGTTCCTCGAGTGGGGCTGGCGTGTGCCGTTCCTGCTCTCCGTTGTCCTCATTTTCGTGGGCTACTTCATTCGCCGGTCCGTGGATGAAAGCCCTGTCTTCAAGGAAATGCAGCAGCGTAAGAAGGAATCTTCCGCTCCGCTGGGTCAGCTGTTCAAGTACAACTCCCGCGAAGTCATCCTTGCGGCACTGATCTTCATCGCCAACAACGCCGCCGGTTATCTGGTCATCGCGTTCTTCGCCTCCTACGCCGGCAAGACCCTGGGCATGGAGCGTCCCGCAGTGCTGCTGGCCACCACGGTCGGTTCCTTCGGCTGGCTCATCTTCACGATGTTCGGCGGCATTCTCTCGGACAAGATCGGCCGTATCCGCACCTTCCAGATTGGCTACGCCTGGGTCTTCCTCTGGGCCATCCCGATGTTCCTGCTGATCGACACTGCCAACGTGGTGCTCTTCGGCCTGTCCATCTTCGTCCTGACGATCGGCCTGGGTCTGTCCTACGGTCCGCAGTCCGCGCTCTACGCCGAGATGTTCCCGGCCCGCGTCCGCTACTCCGGCGTCTCCATCGGCTACGCCATCGGTGCCATCCTGGGCGGCGCGTTCGCTCCGATGATCGCCGAGATGCTGCTCGGGGCCACCGGCTGGTCCGGATCGATCGGCATCTACATCATGGTCCTGTGCGTGATTTCCTTCATCGCCGTGAGCATGGTCAAGGAAACCAAGGGCGCAGACCTGGGGATCGAAGAATCCCACCGGGCTCCGCAGCCCAACTAG
- a CDS encoding acyl-CoA dehydrogenase family protein: MTTDALTTELEPSDLIDFDALLSPDELKLRNQVRAFVQAEIKPNIAAWYEDAHFPLEIVPKMAKLGLLGMHLNGYGCAGRSAVEYGLAGAELEAGDSGLRTFVSVQGSLAMSAIHKHGSEEQKKQWLPAMAAGQAIGCFGLTEPTAGSDPSSMTTFARRDGDDWVLNGTKRWIGLASVAQVAVIWAQTEGGIRGFVVPTETPGFTATPIEPKLSMRASIQCEIELTEVRLPAEAVLPGAVGLRGPFSCLNEARYGIIWGAMGAARDAFEDALAYAQTRMQFEKPLAGYQLTQQKLVDMALEINKGFLLALHIGRKKDAGTLGLHQISLGKLNNCREAIAICREARTILGGNGITLDYSPLRHANNLESVRTYEGTDEVHTLILGNKLTGVPAFR, translated from the coding sequence ATGACTACCGACGCACTGACAACCGAACTTGAACCGAGCGATCTCATTGATTTCGATGCCCTGCTCTCTCCCGACGAACTGAAATTGCGGAACCAGGTCCGGGCGTTTGTCCAGGCGGAAATAAAACCGAACATCGCGGCTTGGTACGAAGACGCGCACTTTCCTCTGGAGATCGTCCCCAAGATGGCCAAGCTTGGCCTGCTGGGAATGCATCTGAACGGTTATGGCTGCGCCGGGCGTTCCGCAGTGGAATACGGATTGGCCGGGGCGGAACTGGAAGCCGGGGACTCCGGGCTGCGGACTTTCGTCTCGGTCCAGGGCTCGCTGGCCATGTCCGCCATCCACAAACACGGCTCGGAAGAACAAAAGAAGCAGTGGCTGCCGGCCATGGCTGCAGGCCAGGCCATCGGGTGCTTCGGCCTCACTGAACCCACAGCGGGTTCCGACCCCTCCAGCATGACCACCTTTGCCCGCCGCGACGGCGATGACTGGGTGCTCAACGGTACCAAGCGCTGGATCGGTCTGGCATCCGTAGCGCAAGTGGCCGTGATCTGGGCGCAGACCGAGGGCGGTATTCGGGGATTCGTGGTCCCCACTGAGACCCCCGGATTCACCGCCACCCCGATTGAACCGAAACTCTCTATGCGGGCCTCGATCCAGTGCGAAATTGAACTGACTGAAGTGCGCCTGCCCGCTGAGGCCGTCCTTCCCGGCGCCGTAGGCCTCAGGGGACCCTTCTCCTGCCTGAACGAGGCCCGTTACGGCATTATCTGGGGTGCCATGGGTGCGGCACGGGACGCCTTTGAGGATGCACTGGCCTATGCCCAGACGCGGATGCAGTTCGAGAAACCGCTGGCCGGGTATCAGCTGACCCAGCAGAAGCTGGTGGACATGGCCCTGGAGATCAACAAAGGATTCCTGCTGGCGCTGCACATCGGACGCAAGAAAGACGCCGGGACGCTGGGCCTCCACCAGATCTCTCTGGGCAAGCTGAACAACTGCCGGGAGGCGATCGCCATTTGCCGGGAAGCCCGGACAATACTGGGCGGGAACGGCATCACCTTGGACTACTCTCCGCTGCGTCACGCGAACAACCTGGAATCCGTTCGGACCTATGAGGGAACCGACGAGGTGCACACGCTGATTCTGGGCAACAAGCTCACCGGCGTCCCGGCCTTCCGCTAG
- a CDS encoding S10 family peptidase has product MSSQQPASPQSAGPQPAGTDPAGAAKDPVGPAQVSDDLSVRRHVLPSGLAYTTTTGRIVFRREGTTDGKADGFQPKAEIFLAAYTADRDDAGSSPNPRPVVFAFNGGPGSSSVWLHLGLLGPRLVDSGDAGNLTAAPYGLVDNPQTLLEHADLVMIDPVNTGFSRVVDGNAADEFHAFEQDRDLVAEVIRLWTTRNNRWLSPKYLVGESYGTLRAVAVAGRLFDAYGMSVNGLGLISTVLNMGTLMFAPGVDTPYALHLPTYAAIAHYHGRHPGRELADVVRDAEEYAARDYGYALSQGSRLTEEEFDAAVQRLAELTTLDPGFIRRTNLRWDYAQFSAELLRGQELAVGRIDGRFTAPAEDPQASVNWDDPSLAAINGPYSAAINHYVRAELGYENDLPYEVLTGRVQPWSYKDFEGVPIDVTQTLERLMAHNPTLRVHVDYGYYDGATPHYAAEYVWAHMRLTGAARARFTHHYYEAGHMMYLQPEARLGQLAALAEFVSPPAG; this is encoded by the coding sequence ATGTCTTCCCAGCAGCCCGCCTCGCCTCAGTCCGCCGGCCCGCAGCCCGCCGGCACCGACCCTGCCGGTGCCGCCAAGGACCCGGTTGGACCCGCGCAGGTCAGCGATGATCTTTCGGTGCGCCGGCATGTCCTCCCCTCCGGCCTCGCCTACACCACCACCACGGGCCGGATCGTGTTCCGGCGGGAAGGAACCACTGACGGCAAAGCGGACGGGTTCCAGCCGAAGGCGGAAATCTTCCTCGCCGCCTACACGGCGGACCGCGACGACGCCGGCAGCTCCCCCAATCCGCGTCCCGTCGTCTTCGCCTTCAACGGCGGTCCGGGCTCCTCTTCGGTCTGGCTGCATCTGGGCCTGCTGGGGCCGCGCCTGGTGGATTCGGGCGACGCCGGTAACCTCACGGCCGCCCCCTACGGGCTGGTCGACAATCCGCAGACCCTGCTGGAACACGCCGACCTGGTCATGATCGACCCGGTCAACACCGGATTCTCCCGTGTGGTGGACGGGAACGCCGCGGACGAGTTCCACGCCTTCGAGCAGGACCGCGACCTGGTGGCGGAAGTCATCCGGCTCTGGACCACCCGGAACAACCGTTGGCTGAGCCCGAAGTACCTGGTGGGCGAGTCCTACGGCACGCTGCGCGCCGTCGCCGTCGCCGGCCGCCTCTTCGATGCCTACGGGATGTCCGTCAACGGGCTTGGCCTCATCTCCACCGTCCTGAATATGGGCACCCTCATGTTCGCCCCCGGCGTGGACACGCCCTACGCCCTGCACCTGCCCACCTACGCGGCGATCGCGCACTATCACGGGAGGCATCCAGGCAGGGAGCTGGCCGATGTGGTCCGCGACGCGGAGGAATACGCGGCAAGGGACTATGGGTATGCCCTCAGCCAGGGCTCCCGCCTGACCGAGGAAGAGTTCGACGCCGCGGTGCAGCGGCTGGCCGAGCTCACCACCCTGGACCCAGGGTTCATCCGCCGCACCAACCTGCGCTGGGACTACGCCCAGTTCTCCGCTGAACTTCTCCGCGGGCAGGAGCTGGCCGTGGGACGGATCGACGGGCGCTTCACGGCTCCGGCCGAAGACCCGCAGGCCTCCGTGAACTGGGACGATCCCAGCCTGGCTGCGATCAACGGTCCGTACTCCGCGGCGATCAACCACTACGTCCGCGCTGAGCTCGGCTACGAAAACGACCTTCCGTATGAAGTCCTGACCGGCCGGGTCCAGCCGTGGAGCTACAAGGATTTCGAGGGCGTGCCGATAGACGTCACGCAGACCCTGGAGCGGCTGATGGCACATAACCCGACCCTGCGGGTGCATGTGGACTACGGCTACTACGACGGCGCCACGCCCCACTACGCCGCGGAGTACGTCTGGGCACACATGCGCCTGACCGGCGCAGCCCGCGCGCGCTTCACCCACCACTATTACGAAGCCGGACACATGATGTACCTGCAGCCCGAGGCACGGCTGGGCCAGCTTGCTGCCCTTGCGGAGTTCGTTTCACCGCCCGCAGGATAG
- a CDS encoding TetR/AcrR family transcriptional regulator translates to MPAQTSARDRVLSAYEELLINEGPRGATLDAVTALAGVSKGGLLYHFKNKEALAAGLLDRLRLLAAKELEDMRTAPDGPARFLVRESLYVGSDLDRALIGAVRLAQANDAAASELLQQIHRDWFDLVVAEVGDRATARAIMLLGDGLYYNEGLPGGWPQDKNSPTSGPVEELLDIVDLLKEQASAKRG, encoded by the coding sequence ATGCCTGCACAGACATCCGCACGGGACCGCGTCCTGTCCGCCTATGAGGAACTGCTGATCAACGAAGGTCCCCGCGGAGCCACCCTGGACGCAGTGACGGCATTGGCCGGAGTCTCCAAGGGCGGGCTGCTCTACCACTTCAAGAACAAGGAAGCCCTGGCCGCAGGCCTCCTGGACCGGCTGCGCCTGCTCGCCGCCAAGGAGCTGGAAGACATGCGGACAGCTCCTGACGGGCCCGCCCGCTTCCTCGTCCGCGAGTCCCTCTACGTTGGAAGCGACCTGGACCGCGCGCTCATCGGCGCCGTGCGGCTGGCGCAGGCCAACGACGCCGCTGCTTCCGAGCTGCTGCAGCAAATCCACCGCGACTGGTTCGACCTGGTGGTCGCCGAGGTCGGCGACCGTGCGACAGCCCGCGCCATCATGCTGTTGGGTGACGGACTCTATTACAACGAAGGGCTGCCCGGCGGCTGGCCGCAGGATAAGAACTCACCCACGTCCGGCCCGGTGGAAGAGCTCCTGGACATCGTGGATCTGCTCAAGGAGCAGGCCTCCGCCAAGCGCGGCTGA
- the rraA gene encoding ribonuclease E activity regulator RraA has product METSTADLYDEHGEALASVSLQFQDLGGHTRFTGPVRTIRCLEDNGLVKSTLNSPGNGAVLVVDGGGSLNTALMGDMIAEAAVANGWAGVVINGPIRDRAAVAKLPLGVKALGSNPRKSAKDSVGEVDVPVEFGGVMFRPGAVLYADEDGILVER; this is encoded by the coding sequence ATGGAAACCAGCACAGCAGACCTCTATGACGAACACGGCGAGGCACTGGCTTCGGTGTCCCTGCAGTTCCAGGACCTCGGCGGACACACCCGGTTTACCGGCCCGGTCCGCACCATCCGCTGCCTGGAGGACAACGGACTGGTGAAGTCCACGCTGAACTCCCCGGGAAACGGCGCTGTGCTGGTGGTTGACGGCGGCGGGTCGCTGAACACCGCCCTGATGGGGGACATGATTGCGGAGGCCGCCGTCGCAAACGGCTGGGCCGGCGTCGTCATTAACGGACCCATCCGCGACCGGGCCGCCGTTGCCAAGCTTCCCCTGGGCGTGAAGGCGCTCGGCTCCAACCCGCGCAAGAGCGCGAAGGACTCCGTTGGCGAAGTGGACGTTCCCGTGGAGTTCGGCGGCGTGATGTTCCGCCCCGGCGCTGTCCTGTACGCCGATGAAGACGGCATCCTGGTTGAACGCTAG
- a CDS encoding MFS transporter, which produces MLVVLLVAVDNTVLSFAVPSLSRALAPTGTELLWIIDIYALILAGLLVPMGSLGDRFGRRKLLMIGTAGFGLVSVVAAFAPSAEALIGARALLGFFGAMLMPATLSIIRNMFVVPGQRRIAIAVWAAGFSGGAALGPIVGGTLLEHFWWGSVFLLAVPVLIPLLVFGPRLLPESRDPLPGKIDPLSIVLVMATMFPLVYGIKSISTHGLDAYSLVPMAAGLLFGAAFVRRQLRRPEPMLDVRLFRNPVFSGSISANLLSVFAQVGFILFLSQHLQLVLGQTPREAGLMMLPGLMLTIVAGLAVVRVVRRVRPAYAVAGGLAFSAVGYSVVLLTGHNESPLGLVIAFMLLGIGVGSAETISNDLILGSVPPAKAGAASAISETAYEVGAVLGTAVLGSILTAGYRNGIALPGGMDPAAASAASETLGGAVEAAKTLPGPQAAELLSSAQAAFDSGVVATSLIGIVLMVAAAVGAVFTLRRVAADKDAVHDGGAPAAPGAAPAAALSAPGGVTAEDGSADRDAQAELAGSGACPAPR; this is translated from the coding sequence ATGCTCGTGGTCCTGCTGGTTGCGGTCGACAACACCGTGCTCAGCTTTGCCGTCCCCTCACTTTCCCGTGCCCTGGCGCCCACCGGGACGGAGCTGCTGTGGATCATTGACATCTATGCGCTGATCCTCGCCGGCCTCCTGGTGCCGATGGGCAGCCTGGGGGACAGGTTCGGGCGGCGGAAGCTGCTTATGATCGGCACGGCCGGGTTTGGACTGGTTTCTGTCGTTGCAGCATTCGCACCGTCCGCCGAGGCGCTGATCGGTGCCCGTGCGCTGCTCGGGTTCTTCGGAGCCATGCTGATGCCTGCAACCCTGTCCATCATCCGGAACATGTTCGTGGTGCCGGGCCAACGCCGGATCGCCATCGCGGTCTGGGCTGCCGGCTTCTCCGGCGGCGCGGCCCTGGGGCCGATCGTCGGCGGCACCCTGCTGGAACACTTCTGGTGGGGTTCGGTCTTCCTCCTTGCCGTCCCGGTGCTGATCCCGCTGCTGGTCTTCGGGCCGCGCCTGCTGCCGGAGTCCCGGGATCCGTTGCCCGGCAAGATTGATCCCCTGAGCATCGTGCTGGTCATGGCCACCATGTTCCCGCTGGTCTACGGCATCAAGTCCATCTCCACGCACGGGCTGGATGCCTACTCCCTGGTGCCGATGGCGGCTGGCCTGCTCTTCGGTGCTGCCTTTGTGCGCCGCCAGCTGCGCCGGCCCGAGCCGATGCTCGACGTCCGGCTCTTCCGCAACCCCGTCTTCAGTGGTTCCATTTCCGCGAACCTGCTCAGCGTCTTCGCCCAGGTGGGCTTCATCCTCTTCCTCTCCCAGCACCTGCAGCTGGTCCTGGGGCAGACGCCCCGTGAGGCAGGCCTGATGATGCTGCCCGGCCTGATGCTCACGATCGTGGCCGGCTTGGCTGTTGTCCGGGTGGTGCGCAGGGTGCGCCCGGCCTACGCGGTGGCAGGCGGATTGGCCTTCAGCGCCGTCGGCTACAGTGTGGTGCTGCTGACCGGCCACAACGAAAGCCCGCTGGGCCTGGTGATCGCCTTTATGCTGCTGGGCATCGGCGTCGGCTCTGCCGAGACCATCTCCAACGACCTGATTCTGGGCAGCGTACCGCCGGCCAAGGCCGGTGCCGCGTCTGCCATCTCCGAAACGGCGTATGAAGTCGGCGCCGTGCTCGGTACCGCCGTACTGGGCAGCATTCTCACCGCCGGCTACCGCAACGGCATTGCACTGCCTGGCGGCATGGATCCGGCAGCGGCCTCCGCCGCGTCGGAGACCCTCGGGGGTGCCGTGGAAGCCGCCAAAACCCTGCCGGGTCCGCAGGCCGCGGAGCTGCTGTCCTCAGCCCAGGCTGCGTTCGACTCCGGTGTGGTGGCGACGTCGCTGATCGGCATTGTGCTGATGGTGGCCGCTGCGGTCGGCGCCGTGTTCACGCTGCGCCGGGTTGCCGCAGACAAGGATGCGGTGCACGACGGCGGTGCTCCCGCCGCACCAGGTGCCGCACCGGCAGCGGCTCTTTCCGCGCCCGGCGGGGTTACCGCTGAAGATGGCTCCGCTGACCGGGATGCCCAGGCCGAACTCGCAGGGAGCGGCGCCTGCCCGGCTCCCCGCTAA
- a CDS encoding SDR family oxidoreductase, producing MANGNTSDQYTFQDPVNRYPSVSPPKQDQPEPGLDADLEPKTDRGEDSYRGTGRLQGRKALITGADSGIGAAVAIAFAREGADVALSYLPEEEEDAARVIEVIKGAGRTAVALPGDLRDAGYCIQVVQDAVDGLGGLDILVNNAGKQVAVENLEDLSDEQLDDTFKTNIYSFFRVTKAALPHLPAGSSIINSTSIQAYSPSPHLLDYASTKAAINNFTKGLAQQLAPKGIRVNAVAPGPFWTPLQVSDGQPKDALPEFGKDTPLGRAGQPTELAPAYVFLASPESSYVVGETLNVNGGMPSP from the coding sequence ATGGCCAACGGAAACACTTCGGACCAGTACACGTTCCAGGATCCGGTCAACCGGTATCCCTCGGTCAGTCCGCCCAAGCAGGACCAGCCCGAGCCCGGCCTCGATGCCGACCTCGAGCCCAAGACAGACCGCGGCGAGGACTCCTACCGCGGAACCGGTCGGCTTCAAGGCCGCAAGGCGCTGATCACCGGTGCAGACTCCGGCATCGGCGCGGCAGTGGCTATCGCCTTCGCCCGGGAAGGCGCCGACGTCGCGCTTTCCTACCTGCCGGAGGAAGAGGAAGACGCCGCCAGGGTCATTGAGGTCATCAAGGGTGCCGGCCGCACCGCCGTCGCGCTTCCCGGCGACCTCCGTGACGCCGGGTACTGCATCCAGGTGGTGCAGGACGCCGTAGACGGCCTGGGCGGCTTGGACATCCTGGTCAACAATGCCGGCAAGCAGGTTGCCGTGGAGAACCTTGAAGACCTCAGCGACGAACAGCTGGATGACACCTTCAAGACCAACATCTACTCCTTCTTCCGGGTGACCAAGGCTGCGCTGCCGCATCTCCCGGCCGGTTCGAGCATTATCAACTCGACGTCAATCCAGGCCTACAGTCCGTCCCCGCACCTGCTGGACTACGCCAGCACCAAGGCTGCGATCAACAACTTCACCAAGGGCCTGGCCCAGCAGCTGGCGCCCAAGGGCATCCGCGTGAACGCTGTGGCTCCCGGTCCGTTCTGGACCCCGCTGCAGGTTTCCGACGGACAGCCCAAGGACGCCTTGCCGGAGTTCGGCAAGGACACGCCCCTTGGCCGCGCCGGCCAGCCTACCGAGCTTGCACCGGCCTACGTCTTCCTGGCATCCCCGGAGTCCAGCTACGTGGTGGGTGAAACGCTCAACGTCAACGGCGGAATGCCTTCGCCGTAA
- a CDS encoding DUF456 domain-containing protein: protein MDTDLIITLVAGLLIAVGVAGIVVPVLPGSILILLAFLGWAIGVSSGAGWWSFAFGALFALTGLSASAVLTGRKLKQRQIPNRSVLIGLAAGIAGMFFIPVVGLIVGFAGGLLLSEYARQRSFPAAASSSWAALKATGLGMLVELGLALAAGTAWIIGVWIHFATR from the coding sequence ATGGATACGGACCTCATCATCACCCTCGTCGCCGGCCTGCTGATCGCCGTGGGTGTGGCAGGAATTGTGGTGCCTGTGCTTCCCGGCAGCATCCTGATTCTCTTGGCGTTCCTGGGCTGGGCCATTGGTGTCAGCAGCGGCGCCGGCTGGTGGTCGTTCGCTTTCGGAGCCCTGTTCGCGCTGACGGGGCTGTCCGCCAGTGCTGTCCTGACCGGCAGGAAGCTGAAACAGCGGCAAATCCCCAACCGTTCCGTGCTGATTGGTCTGGCTGCGGGCATTGCCGGGATGTTCTTTATTCCGGTGGTGGGGCTGATCGTCGGGTTTGCCGGCGGGCTCCTGCTCAGCGAATACGCCCGCCAGCGCAGCTTCCCGGCAGCGGCGTCGTCCTCCTGGGCTGCACTGAAGGCCACTGGACTGGGAATGCTGGTGGAACTTGGGCTGGCGCTCGCGGCCGGAACGGCGTGGATCATCGGCGTCTGGATCCACTTCGCCACGCGTTAG
- a CDS encoding YrzE family protein, producing the protein MSTESGSTAAGEPRRRQADETPSREDAGTASPRPSSTDNEPDVTRRLETPSRGEHTGRAETTGNSGSSGTNDTEALNTGATGTRDPDGTAHRTDGHDGRHQAAEQPVMPNREALLAAERERFGGIKFGAAFFGWLTATGMVVLLSALAAAIGAAVGVSTDSDLGAALDQVTSNQSANLVGAIITLAVLLLAYYAGGYVAGRMARFNGAKQGVAVWLWALVAAAVVIILGLILNDDIRSLTQLNTVASLPQDLGDVSAGTWLALLATVVVSLIGAILGGLAGMRFHRRVDRAKFTPEPRTT; encoded by the coding sequence ATGAGTACCGAATCAGGCAGCACCGCTGCGGGTGAACCCCGCCGCCGGCAGGCAGACGAAACCCCTTCCCGCGAGGACGCGGGCACCGCATCGCCCCGCCCATCCAGCACCGACAACGAGCCGGACGTCACCCGCCGGCTGGAGACACCTTCGCGCGGGGAACACACCGGCCGCGCCGAAACCACCGGCAATTCAGGCAGTTCCGGCACCAATGACACGGAAGCGCTGAACACCGGCGCCACCGGCACCAGGGACCCGGACGGCACCGCCCACCGGACTGACGGACACGACGGCCGCCACCAGGCCGCAGAGCAACCTGTCATGCCGAACCGGGAAGCGCTGCTGGCGGCAGAACGCGAGCGCTTCGGCGGCATCAAGTTCGGCGCTGCGTTCTTCGGGTGGCTGACCGCCACCGGCATGGTGGTGCTCCTCTCCGCCCTGGCCGCAGCCATTGGTGCTGCAGTCGGCGTCTCGACTGACAGCGACCTGGGCGCCGCCCTCGACCAGGTCACCTCCAACCAGTCCGCCAACCTGGTCGGAGCGATCATCACGTTGGCTGTCCTGCTGCTCGCCTACTACGCCGGCGGCTACGTCGCAGGGCGGATGGCACGGTTCAACGGAGCCAAGCAGGGTGTGGCCGTGTGGCTCTGGGCGCTGGTGGCCGCCGCCGTCGTCATCATCCTGGGCCTGATCCTGAACGATGACATCCGCAGCCTCACCCAGCTGAACACTGTGGCATCCCTGCCCCAGGACCTGGGCGACGTGAGCGCCGGAACCTGGCTGGCGCTCCTGGCTACCGTGGTGGTCAGCCTCATCGGCGCCATTCTGGGCGGACTGGCCGGCATGCGCTTCCACCGCCGGGTGGACCGCGCCAAGTTCACCCCGGAGCCCCGAACCACGTAG
- a CDS encoding universal stress protein — MTTNGRKLIVVGVDSSALSIVALQTARRLAELLQCRIEAVTVWSHPIALTAPVASAEWSPRVDAEEALNESILKAFGDDVPEGLTKLAVSGQPVQVLVEASRNAEMLVVGSRGRGGFAGLLLGSVSSAAAAHAHCPVLIVHPPEKE; from the coding sequence ATGACAACCAACGGACGCAAGCTGATCGTGGTGGGCGTGGACAGTTCCGCCCTGTCAATCGTGGCACTGCAAACAGCGCGCCGGCTGGCGGAGCTCCTGCAGTGCCGGATTGAGGCCGTAACGGTCTGGAGCCATCCCATCGCACTGACCGCCCCGGTGGCATCTGCTGAGTGGTCGCCGAGGGTGGATGCAGAAGAGGCCTTGAACGAGTCCATACTGAAGGCGTTCGGCGATGACGTTCCCGAAGGGCTCACCAAACTCGCTGTGTCCGGCCAGCCGGTGCAGGTGCTGGTGGAAGCCAGCAGGAACGCGGAAATGCTGGTGGTCGGCAGCCGGGGCAGGGGCGGCTTTGCGGGACTGCTGCTTGGTTCAGTCAGTTCCGCAGCTGCAGCCCATGCCCACTGCCCCGTGCTGATCGTCCATCCGCCGGAAAAGGAATAA